From the Simplicispira suum genome, the window AGCGCCGGCCGCGCCACCCGCAGCTGTTCATCACCGCCACGGATATGTCTCAGGGCGCGGGTTTTGAGTTCACCTGGGACCAGTTTGCGCTGATCTGCTCGGACCTCTCCAGCGTGCCGCTGTCGTTTGCCGTGGCCGCGTCGTCCGCCGTGCCGCTGCTGCTCAGCCCTATGACACTCAAGAACTATGCGGGGAGTTGCGACGACCGCCAGAATGCTCTGGCCCTGCCTGCCTCGGGGCAGGGCGGCACGGCGCGAGCGCGCCTGTACCGCGCACACGAACGCAGCTATCTCAATGCTCAGCGCAAGCCCTATATCCATTTGGTCGATGGGGGCCTGGCAGACAACCTCGGCGTGCAGCGCCTGCTGGACCGCACGCTGGGTGGCGGTCTGCGTGGCGCCTTTACCGAAGTGCAGGTGCCGCCGGGCAGCATCAAGAAGCTGGTGTTGATCACCGTGAACTCCGAGCGCGATCCTTCGGTGGACATTGATCAGGACGACACCGTGCCCAACATGGCGCAGGTGGTGGATACGCTGCTCTTTGGCACCGGCGCCCGAGCCTCCCGTGAGACCCAGGAATTTCTTCGCGACACCATTGACCAGTGGCGCAAAACCTTGTCTGCTCGGGCGCCCGGAAGCAACGACGCCTTTGCGCCCGACGCGCAAATCTATGTGATCGCGGTAAACCTGCGCGATGCGCCCGACGAAACCACACGGCGGCGCCTTCTGCAGATACCGACCGCGTTCTCAATTTCGGCGGGCGAAGTCAGCAGCCTGATTGAGGCCGGCGGCAACGTGCTGCGCCACTCACCCGGCTACCAGGCGCTGATGCAGTCGCTTCCGCCGCCGCAAGGAGCGGCGAATGGGCAACGTTGAAAACGCGCCGCCCTGTGCATCCGCTTTGCGGGCGTATCCCGGAGACCCCGTGTCAGCGGGTCAGGGCTGCCTTTCCCTCCACTCGCCCGGCGTCATCCCCGTCCACCCCTTGAACGCCCGCATAAAACTCTTCTCGTTCTGAAACCCCGCCGCCAGCGCCACCTGTTTGATCGGGCGCTGGCTGCGTTGCAGCAGGTCGGTGGCCAGGTCGCGGCGCACCGTGTCCTTGAGAGCTTGGAGCGAAGCGCCTTCGTCCTTCAGCTGCCGGTGCAGGGTGCGGGTGGACAGGTTCAGCCGGGTCGCCAGATCCTCCGCGCTGTGGGCGGCTTGCGGGTCGCTGCGCAGTATCTGGCGCACGCGCGCCAGCAGCAGCCGGTCGCGGCGGTACTGCAGCACCGTGAGGGGCAGGGCGCGCTCCAGCATGGTCTGCAGCGCGGCCTCGTCGCGGCGCAGGGGCAGTGCGAGGTAGCGGGCGTCGAAGCAGATGCAGGTGCGCGGCGCCCCGAAGCGCGCCGGGGCGCTGAAGAGCACGGCGAAGGCGTCGGCATGGGGCGGGGCGTCAAAGGCGAAGGCGGCGTCCAGCAGCGGAATGCGCGAATCCACCAGCCAGCAGGCCACGCCCAGGGCGTTGCGCAGCAGCGAGACATGGCAGAACTCGCGCAGCACGCCCAAGTCGCGTGCCTCGTGCAGGGCGAGGCGGGCCACATCGCCCTGCACTGCCAATTCCAGGCGCACATCCTGCGTCAGCAGGCCATGGTGGCGGCACCAGCGCGCCATGGCCAGTCCCAGATGCGGCGCGGTGATGGAGGCGCGTGCCAGGAGCCCATAGCTTCCCCAGGGCAGGGCGCGGCTGAACCAGCCCAGGGCTTCGTCGTCCAGTTCGCGCATCGCAGCGTCGGAGACACGCTCCATCTGCAGGGCGGTGATGCGCCCGTCCGGGCGTGCCAGCAGGGCGGGCGCAATCTGCGCCTGGGCCAGGGCCTGTGCCGGATCCAGGCCGCGCAGCGCGTAGGCGTGTGCGATGGCGCGGACGAAGGCCGCCGGGGTTTCGGCACGCACAGTCGCGGGCGCAGGGCCCATGGAAGAGGAACTTGGCTTGGTCACAGTGCAAGTGTGCCGCGCTCGTGGCACGATTTGCAACCATTGTGGC encodes:
- a CDS encoding patatin-like phospholipase family protein — protein: MPPHLPPQCLKQGLQNLIRPALQQRVAAAFTRSAVLAVAVLLAACSSVRPWINQPLLAEEPPVAERKAVLQMIAARDPSMLVAVTLSGGGARAAAFRFGVLSAMQQARFHWNGRDNTLLEATDVVSGVSGGSIVAAYFAAYGIEGLPRFEPDFLRKNFQNSLIAQALHPSNLIDLSSPWLGRSHLLARRLDQLYGRMNFGDVERRPRHPQLFITATDMSQGAGFEFTWDQFALICSDLSSVPLSFAVAASSAVPLLLSPMTLKNYAGSCDDRQNALALPASGQGGTARARLYRAHERSYLNAQRKPYIHLVDGGLADNLGVQRLLDRTLGGGLRGAFTEVQVPPGSIKKLVLITVNSERDPSVDIDQDDTVPNMAQVVDTLLFGTGARASRETQEFLRDTIDQWRKTLSARAPGSNDAFAPDAQIYVIAVNLRDAPDETTRRRLLQIPTAFSISAGEVSSLIEAGGNVLRHSPGYQALMQSLPPPQGAANGQR
- a CDS encoding AraC family transcriptional regulator, with the translated sequence MGPAPATVRAETPAAFVRAIAHAYALRGLDPAQALAQAQIAPALLARPDGRITALQMERVSDAAMRELDDEALGWFSRALPWGSYGLLARASITAPHLGLAMARWCRHHGLLTQDVRLELAVQGDVARLALHEARDLGVLREFCHVSLLRNALGVACWLVDSRIPLLDAAFAFDAPPHADAFAVLFSAPARFGAPRTCICFDARYLALPLRRDEAALQTMLERALPLTVLQYRRDRLLLARVRQILRSDPQAAHSAEDLATRLNLSTRTLHRQLKDEGASLQALKDTVRRDLATDLLQRSQRPIKQVALAAGFQNEKSFMRAFKGWTGMTPGEWRERQP